From the Microbacterium sp. W4I4 genome, one window contains:
- a CDS encoding carbohydrate ABC transporter permease, producing the protein MSTDIAAPTTRAIVSRDGDDHIDPERRSGRAPMTPAARVRLIFAHIAVYIAAALFMLPLVYAFFAALKPNGEMFAMPPSLFGSELRWSNFVEVFEFGPFWTYIGNSLFTSVAGTVVVLFVSTTAGYAFGRLRWKGRDAVFVLFLATLMVPAEVLVIPMFQVMQWFGWVDTYQALIFPFAFGAFGTFLMRQFFRGIPYELEEAARVDGAGPVRTFAQIILPLSKSSIAVLSVFTFLSFWNSYLWPLIVTVDYNSLGTLPVGLASFSGLTGTRWDLQMAASIISMIPTTILVIALQKHLVKGIAMAGLGGR; encoded by the coding sequence ATGAGCACTGACATCGCAGCCCCCACCACGCGCGCGATCGTCAGCCGCGACGGCGACGATCACATCGACCCCGAAAGGCGCTCCGGTCGGGCTCCGATGACCCCGGCCGCACGTGTGCGGCTGATCTTCGCGCACATCGCGGTGTACATCGCGGCGGCGCTGTTCATGCTGCCGCTCGTGTACGCGTTCTTCGCGGCGCTCAAGCCGAACGGCGAGATGTTCGCGATGCCTCCGAGCCTGTTCGGCTCGGAGCTGCGGTGGTCGAACTTCGTCGAGGTCTTCGAGTTCGGTCCGTTCTGGACCTACATCGGCAACTCGCTGTTCACCTCTGTCGCGGGCACCGTGGTGGTCCTGTTCGTCTCCACTACGGCCGGGTACGCGTTCGGACGGCTGCGTTGGAAGGGGCGGGACGCGGTCTTCGTCCTCTTCCTCGCGACGCTGATGGTCCCCGCCGAGGTGCTGGTCATCCCGATGTTCCAGGTGATGCAGTGGTTCGGCTGGGTGGACACCTACCAGGCCCTCATCTTCCCGTTCGCGTTCGGCGCCTTCGGAACGTTCCTGATGCGACAGTTCTTCCGCGGCATCCCCTACGAGCTGGAGGAGGCCGCCCGAGTGGACGGCGCGGGCCCCGTGCGCACTTTCGCGCAGATCATCCTGCCCCTGTCGAAGTCCTCCATCGCCGTACTGTCGGTGTTCACCTTCCTCTCGTTCTGGAACAGCTACCTGTGGCCGCTGATCGTGACTGTCGACTACAACTCCCTCGGCACGCTGCCCGTGGGACTGGCGAGCTTCTCCGGCCTGACCGGCACGCGCTGGGATCTGCAGATGGCGGCGTCCATCATCTCGATGATCCCGACGACGATCCTCGTCATCGCCCTGCAGAAGCATCTGGTCAAGGGCATCGCCATGGCCGGCCTCGGGGGGCGTTGA
- a CDS encoding iron ABC transporter substrate-binding protein, translated as MNRRFRLLSAASIAAVAALALAACSTAPAAPDSTQPADETITVYNAQHESLTKEWIDAFTAETGIKVQVRNGDDTEMSQQIIQEGDRSPADVFLTENSPSMTAVEKAGLFTSPGDEALENVPAQYRPSSDKWVGIAARSTVFAYNTDALSEAQLPASMMDLADPAWKGRWAASPSGADFQAIVSALVQLKGEKDAESWLKAMKTNSVAYKGNSTAMKAVNAGEIDGAIIYHYYWFGDQAQTGENSDKVALHYFKDQDPGAFVSVSGGGVLGSSKHRAAAQKFLSFITGEKGQSILETGASFEYPVGSDVAANSKLVPLADLDAPEIDPASLNSKLVTDLMTQAGLL; from the coding sequence GTGAACCGTCGCTTCCGCCTGCTGTCGGCCGCCTCCATCGCCGCCGTCGCAGCCCTCGCACTCGCCGCCTGCAGCACCGCCCCCGCTGCCCCTGACTCCACGCAGCCCGCGGACGAGACGATCACCGTGTACAACGCGCAGCACGAGAGCCTCACCAAGGAGTGGATCGATGCTTTCACCGCCGAGACCGGTATCAAGGTCCAGGTGCGCAACGGCGACGACACCGAGATGTCGCAGCAGATCATCCAGGAGGGCGACCGCTCCCCCGCGGATGTCTTCCTCACCGAGAACTCGCCCTCGATGACAGCCGTCGAGAAGGCGGGTCTGTTCACCTCACCCGGCGACGAGGCACTCGAGAACGTCCCGGCCCAGTACCGCCCGTCCTCGGACAAGTGGGTCGGCATCGCCGCCCGCTCGACGGTCTTCGCCTACAACACCGACGCGCTCTCCGAAGCCCAGCTGCCCGCCTCGATGATGGACCTCGCCGACCCGGCATGGAAGGGCCGTTGGGCGGCATCCCCGTCCGGTGCCGACTTCCAGGCCATCGTCTCCGCACTCGTGCAGCTGAAGGGCGAGAAGGACGCCGAGTCCTGGCTCAAGGCCATGAAGACGAACTCCGTCGCCTACAAGGGCAACTCCACCGCGATGAAGGCCGTGAACGCCGGCGAGATCGACGGCGCGATCATCTACCACTACTACTGGTTCGGCGATCAGGCCCAGACCGGTGAGAACTCCGACAAGGTCGCCCTGCACTACTTCAAGGACCAGGACCCCGGCGCTTTCGTGTCGGTGTCGGGCGGCGGTGTCCTCGGATCCAGCAAGCACCGGGCCGCGGCTCAGAAGTTCCTCTCGTTCATCACCGGCGAGAAGGGTCAGAGCATCCTCGAGACCGGCGCCTCGTTCGAGTACCCGGTCGGCTCCGACGTCGCCGCGAACTCGAAGCTCGTTCCGCTCGCAGACCTGGACGCCCCCGAGATCGACCCCGCCTCCCTGAACTCGAAGCTGGTCACCGATCTGATGACCCAGGCCGGCCTGCTCTAG
- a CDS encoding ROK family transcriptional regulator, translating into MQNSDDASNRRIIELVARGEARSRSALAAHLGVAPSTMGTRVQSLVDAGILREAGAGTSRGGRRPRMLQLAEAGTILTADLGGGHARIGRHTLGGALDRVDTIEVDLTEGPQATLARISNVLDRFGENSSVRAIGIGLPGPVDVETGAVDQPSRMPGWPGFRVGEHLRARHGVPVVVDNDANLAALGEHSVQFGAKQHSITVKAGTAIGSGIIVDGRVHHGATFAAGDITHTRIDGSGDIPCSCGNTGCLETVASGASLVRQMRERGHDAVQTAEDVLALARDAHPDATTLVRTAGTHLGQALSGVVNFFNPHAVFLTGSMSASEPFLAAVRSRVYEACHPLVTQTLRIEAARTGADAILHGAARQAMYQLEFAEA; encoded by the coding sequence ATGCAGAATTCCGACGACGCGAGCAATCGCCGAATCATCGAACTCGTGGCACGCGGCGAGGCACGTTCGAGGAGCGCCCTCGCGGCGCATCTCGGTGTCGCGCCGTCGACCATGGGCACTCGCGTGCAGAGCCTGGTCGATGCCGGCATCCTGCGCGAGGCTGGAGCCGGAACCTCCCGCGGCGGCAGACGCCCCCGGATGCTGCAGCTGGCCGAGGCCGGCACGATCCTCACCGCAGACCTCGGCGGCGGTCATGCCAGGATCGGACGCCACACGCTCGGCGGCGCCCTGGACCGCGTGGACACGATCGAGGTCGATCTCACCGAAGGACCCCAGGCCACCCTCGCCAGGATCAGCAATGTGCTCGATCGCTTCGGCGAGAACTCCTCGGTCCGGGCGATCGGAATCGGCCTCCCCGGACCGGTTGATGTCGAGACGGGCGCCGTCGACCAGCCCTCACGCATGCCGGGATGGCCGGGATTCCGCGTCGGAGAGCACCTGCGCGCCCGCCACGGCGTGCCCGTCGTCGTCGACAACGACGCCAACCTCGCCGCGCTCGGAGAGCACTCCGTGCAGTTCGGCGCGAAGCAGCACAGCATCACCGTCAAGGCCGGCACGGCGATCGGCAGCGGGATCATCGTGGACGGACGCGTGCACCACGGCGCCACCTTCGCCGCCGGCGACATCACGCACACCCGGATCGACGGCAGCGGCGACATCCCCTGCTCCTGCGGCAACACCGGATGCCTGGAGACAGTGGCCAGCGGCGCGAGCCTGGTGCGGCAGATGCGCGAGCGCGGGCACGACGCGGTGCAGACGGCCGAGGACGTGCTCGCTCTCGCTCGCGATGCCCATCCGGATGCCACGACACTGGTGCGCACGGCGGGCACGCACCTCGGTCAGGCCCTGTCGGGCGTGGTGAACTTCTTCAACCCGCACGCCGTGTTCCTGACCGGCAGCATGAGCGCGTCGGAGCCGTTCCTGGCCGCCGTCCGCAGCCGCGTGTACGAGGCCTGCCACCCGCTCGTCACGCAGACGCTGCGGATCGAGGCGGCCCGCACCGGCGCGGATGCGATTCTGCACGGCGCGGCGCGGCAGGCCATGTACCAGCTCGAGTTCGCCGAGGCCTGA
- a CDS encoding carbohydrate ABC transporter permease codes for MTTTYAPTRRPRSLAKVEARQALGFASPALVGLALFTIVPVGLSIVMSFFDWPTFGERTFNGGANYLRLFADPNFLPALRNSLVFTVLYVPLSVIFSLILAIGLGPRIRGRGALRVLFFIPVVTPMVANVLVWKMLLQPQGLFNGLAQTWFGVELPNFLADKNWAMIMVVVMSVWQGIGYNMLIFSAALEQLPESVMEAARIDGAAGLRMTWSIMIPMISPAIFFATIMTMITSLQVFVQPQLLTGGGPGNSTLPLVMWIYNQGFKFQDLGLAAAGAWILFALIITITAIQFTAQKKWVHYEH; via the coding sequence ATGACCACGACGTACGCGCCCACGCGCCGCCCGCGGTCGCTCGCCAAGGTCGAGGCGCGCCAGGCGCTGGGCTTCGCAAGCCCAGCCCTGGTGGGCCTCGCCCTCTTCACGATCGTTCCGGTCGGCTTGTCCATCGTGATGAGCTTCTTCGACTGGCCGACCTTCGGCGAGCGCACCTTCAACGGAGGAGCCAACTACCTCCGGCTGTTCGCCGACCCGAACTTCCTTCCCGCGCTGCGCAACTCGCTGGTGTTCACGGTGCTGTACGTGCCGCTGAGCGTGATCTTCTCGCTCATCCTGGCGATCGGTCTGGGGCCGCGCATCCGCGGTCGCGGCGCGCTGCGCGTGCTGTTCTTCATCCCCGTGGTGACGCCGATGGTCGCCAACGTGCTGGTGTGGAAGATGCTCCTGCAGCCGCAGGGCCTGTTCAACGGCCTCGCACAGACCTGGTTCGGTGTGGAGCTGCCGAACTTCCTCGCCGACAAGAACTGGGCGATGATCATGGTCGTCGTCATGAGCGTCTGGCAGGGCATCGGCTACAACATGCTGATCTTCTCCGCGGCGCTCGAGCAGCTGCCCGAGTCCGTCATGGAGGCCGCGCGCATCGACGGTGCGGCGGGCCTGCGGATGACCTGGAGCATCATGATCCCGATGATCTCCCCGGCGATCTTCTTCGCCACGATCATGACCATGATCACCTCGCTGCAGGTGTTCGTGCAGCCGCAGCTGCTGACCGGCGGAGGCCCGGGAAACAGCACGCTTCCCCTGGTGATGTGGATCTACAACCAGGGCTTCAAGTTCCAGGATCTGGGACTCGCCGCGGCCGGCGCCTGGATCCTGTTCGCCCTCATCATCACGATCACGGCCATCCAGTTCACGGCCCAGAAGAAGTGGGTGCACTATGAGCACTGA
- a CDS encoding alpha-L-fucosidase, with amino-acid sequence MRQEWFDEARFGMFVHFGIYSVAARHEWVQSYERLTDEDYRQYFDNFDPDRFDAQAIARAAKEAGMGYVVLTTKHHDGFCLFDSALTDFSSRTTSDRDLVREFVDAVRAEGLGVGLYHSLIDWSHPDFTVDWNHPRRDDENAAELNAGRDMARYREYLHGQVRELLTDYGRIDYLFFDFTYPESRDGWEGKGPEAWDASALLAMCRELQPDMLVNDRLGIPADFVTPEQYQPTSPLRDSDGAPQVWEACQTLNGSWGYHRDNTDQKSPTLLVQMLADSVSMDGNMLLNVGPDGRGAIAPRDARTLEEIGAWMLLHRDAIVGAGHADFTPPREGVYTRRGRKLYLHLFSWPLGFVHLPDLGGKVSFARLLDDGSWLKTSVPDPDQHESHMTPAVEAEGTLTVHLPVRRPDVLVPVIELTLTEE; translated from the coding sequence ATGCGACAGGAATGGTTCGACGAGGCCCGCTTCGGAATGTTCGTGCACTTCGGCATCTACAGCGTGGCCGCGCGTCATGAATGGGTGCAGAGCTACGAGCGCCTCACGGACGAGGATTACCGCCAGTACTTCGACAACTTCGATCCCGATCGCTTCGACGCACAGGCGATCGCCCGTGCCGCGAAGGAGGCCGGCATGGGGTACGTGGTGCTCACCACCAAGCACCACGACGGCTTCTGTCTGTTCGACTCCGCCCTGACGGACTTCTCGTCGCGGACGACGTCCGATCGTGACCTCGTGCGCGAGTTCGTCGACGCCGTGCGCGCCGAGGGGCTCGGCGTCGGGCTGTACCACTCGCTGATCGACTGGAGTCATCCGGACTTCACGGTGGATTGGAATCATCCGCGACGCGACGATGAGAACGCCGCGGAGCTCAACGCCGGGCGCGACATGGCGCGGTACCGGGAGTACCTGCACGGTCAGGTGCGCGAGCTGCTCACGGACTACGGCAGGATCGACTACCTGTTCTTCGACTTCACCTATCCCGAGTCCCGTGACGGCTGGGAGGGCAAGGGGCCCGAGGCCTGGGATGCGTCGGCCCTGCTCGCGATGTGCCGCGAACTGCAGCCCGACATGCTCGTGAACGACCGGCTCGGCATCCCGGCCGACTTCGTCACGCCGGAGCAGTACCAGCCCACCTCACCGCTGCGGGATTCCGACGGGGCGCCGCAGGTGTGGGAGGCCTGCCAGACGCTGAACGGATCCTGGGGCTACCACCGGGACAACACGGATCAGAAGTCGCCCACGCTGCTCGTGCAGATGCTGGCCGACTCGGTGTCGATGGACGGCAACATGCTGCTCAACGTCGGTCCGGACGGACGCGGGGCGATCGCCCCCCGCGACGCGCGGACTCTCGAGGAGATCGGCGCGTGGATGCTGCTGCACCGCGACGCGATCGTCGGGGCGGGTCACGCCGACTTCACCCCGCCGCGCGAAGGCGTGTACACGCGTCGTGGCCGCAAGCTCTACCTGCACCTGTTCAGCTGGCCGCTGGGGTTCGTGCACCTTCCCGATCTGGGTGGGAAGGTGTCGTTCGCCCGACTGCTCGACGACGGCTCCTGGCTGAAGACGTCCGTGCCGGATCCGGATCAGCACGAGTCGCACATGACGCCCGCCGTCGAGGCGGAGGGCACCCTGACCGTGCACCTGCCGGTGCGTCGTCCCGACGTGCTCGTGCCCGTCATCGAGCTGACGCTCACGGAGGAGTGA
- a CDS encoding ROK family protein, whose translation MSKHHSTAMPSEGSTAVPGLVAGIDIGGTKIAAMLVDGSGRIVARGQVAAPARDGGSAMADAAAGLTRELLEEQDGVLLAAGVGAAGVIDHATGTVRAASATFVDWVGFPLAAELRERLGVPVAIENDVNAFLLGELSHGTATDSDVLGVMLGTGVGGALVLDGRLRHGPHGAAGEIGHTPGYSTVRCTCGQVGHLETLASGTSIGLRYGERTGEGGLSAHEVADRARSGDVDAIAVYEAAGRAVALACASAAGMLDLSSAVVGGGVSRAWDLLAPAIETALATDSPVSGVPLHIVPATLHTDAVALGAAAAARALVPAAPVREEPVVA comes from the coding sequence ATGAGCAAGCATCACAGCACAGCCATGCCCTCGGAGGGGAGCACGGCGGTACCCGGCCTGGTGGCGGGGATCGACATCGGTGGAACCAAGATCGCCGCGATGCTCGTCGACGGATCCGGACGGATCGTCGCCCGGGGTCAGGTGGCGGCGCCGGCCCGTGACGGCGGGTCTGCCATGGCCGACGCCGCCGCAGGCCTGACGCGGGAACTGCTCGAGGAGCAGGACGGGGTCCTCCTCGCCGCGGGAGTGGGCGCCGCCGGCGTGATCGATCACGCGACCGGGACCGTCCGCGCCGCGTCGGCGACGTTCGTGGACTGGGTCGGATTCCCGCTGGCCGCTGAGCTGCGCGAACGGCTCGGAGTGCCGGTGGCGATCGAGAACGACGTCAACGCCTTCCTGCTCGGTGAGCTCAGCCACGGCACCGCCACCGACAGCGATGTGCTCGGCGTCATGCTGGGCACCGGCGTCGGAGGCGCACTCGTCCTGGATGGACGACTGAGGCACGGGCCGCACGGCGCGGCTGGTGAGATCGGCCACACGCCCGGTTACAGCACCGTGCGATGCACCTGCGGTCAGGTCGGGCACCTCGAGACGCTGGCCTCGGGCACATCCATCGGCCTGCGATACGGAGAGCGCACCGGTGAGGGCGGGCTGTCCGCGCACGAGGTCGCCGACCGCGCGCGGTCAGGCGATGTCGACGCGATCGCGGTGTACGAGGCTGCGGGCCGTGCCGTCGCGCTGGCCTGCGCGAGCGCCGCCGGGATGCTGGACCTGTCCAGCGCCGTCGTCGGCGGGGGAGTGTCCCGTGCCTGGGACCTGCTCGCACCTGCGATCGAGACGGCACTCGCCACGGATTCCCCCGTGTCGGGCGTGCCCCTGCACATCGTGCCTGCGACACTGCACACGGATGCGGTGGCGCTGGGCGCAGCCGCCGCGGCGAGGGCGCTCGTGCCCGCCGCACCAGTACGAGAGGAACCGGTGGTCGCATGA
- a CDS encoding ABC transporter substrate-binding protein, which yields MKMKRVGAVIAVAGVAVAMAGCSNGPSSGGSTDGDTITVDMWAGSEDDTAALEAQIAVAKKQNPDLKIELRTAPWGDFFTKLTTNMASGNMACVTGMNSGMLASYTSGFVKLTDADLATAGLAKSDFADGSLEILSNKGDMYGLPFDVSTMLTYYNEDQLAAAGADIPEIGWTFDDFEATAKKATTGGKYGFGIGMGDFQWQALPIAQSGVQPVSKDGTLQLTDPAFLKAAEWYSGLVTDQKVAAPVASASDGGWGENQFTSENAAMAVDGTWNAVGYLNNDAGFTAGLAPLPTGDNGNLSLILGSGFGIAESCENKEAALKVLGSLLSKDSQDYIASSGRSYPARAESQPLYFESIDEAHRDQVKAVFEAAFQDVQGQYVSDNWAKVGTFVQPSLVSVYNGQDSMSDILDSAQQQFGK from the coding sequence ATGAAGATGAAGCGTGTGGGGGCTGTGATCGCGGTCGCCGGCGTCGCCGTGGCGATGGCGGGATGCTCGAACGGGCCCAGCTCAGGAGGATCCACCGACGGCGACACGATCACCGTCGACATGTGGGCCGGCAGCGAGGACGACACGGCCGCGCTCGAGGCGCAGATCGCCGTGGCGAAGAAGCAGAACCCCGATCTGAAGATCGAACTGCGCACCGCGCCCTGGGGTGACTTCTTCACCAAGCTGACCACGAACATGGCATCAGGCAACATGGCCTGCGTCACCGGGATGAACTCGGGCATGCTCGCCAGCTACACGTCGGGCTTCGTCAAGCTCACCGACGCCGACCTCGCCACCGCGGGCCTCGCCAAGTCCGACTTCGCCGACGGCAGCCTGGAGATCCTCTCGAACAAGGGCGACATGTACGGTCTCCCGTTCGACGTCTCGACCATGCTGACGTACTACAACGAGGACCAGCTCGCCGCGGCCGGTGCGGACATCCCCGAGATCGGCTGGACATTCGACGACTTCGAGGCGACCGCGAAGAAGGCGACCACCGGTGGCAAGTACGGATTCGGCATCGGGATGGGCGACTTCCAGTGGCAGGCGCTGCCGATCGCGCAGAGCGGCGTGCAGCCCGTGTCGAAGGACGGCACCCTGCAGCTGACCGACCCGGCGTTCCTGAAGGCGGCGGAGTGGTACTCCGGCCTGGTCACCGACCAGAAGGTGGCGGCCCCGGTGGCGTCGGCCTCAGACGGCGGCTGGGGAGAGAACCAGTTCACCAGCGAGAACGCGGCCATGGCCGTCGACGGCACATGGAACGCCGTCGGCTACCTGAACAACGACGCCGGATTCACGGCGGGCCTGGCGCCCCTGCCCACGGGTGACAACGGCAATCTCAGCCTGATCCTCGGCTCGGGCTTCGGCATCGCTGAGAGCTGCGAGAACAAGGAAGCCGCGCTGAAGGTGCTCGGCTCGCTTCTCAGCAAGGACTCCCAGGACTACATCGCCTCGTCCGGCCGCAGCTACCCGGCACGCGCCGAGAGCCAGCCGCTCTACTTCGAGTCGATCGATGAGGCGCACCGCGATCAGGTGAAGGCCGTCTTCGAAGCAGCCTTCCAGGACGTCCAGGGGCAGTACGTCTCGGACAACTGGGCCAAGGTCGGCACGTTCGTCCAGCCGTCGCTGGTGAGCGTGTACAACGGGCAGGACTCGATGAGCGACATCCTCGACTCCGCCCAGCAGCAGTTCGGCAAGTGA
- a CDS encoding ABC transporter permease produces MLAGVLVAALSLVPLIFVITTAAQIGWDESIALIFRPRVGELLGNTVLLVALTVPLSAVLGVGGAWLVERTSLVGAGFWGAVLAMPLAIPAFVNSYAWVSVIPSLSGLGSGVLLATLSYFPLVYLPVRAALAGLDPALEQAAASLGRGPVRVFFGTVLPQLRLSLLGGTLLVGLHLLSEYGAFALIRFDTFTTAIMDQYRSTFNGSAGSMLAGVLTLLCLALLVMESRARGRARYARVGSGAVSPPSRIRLRRWQLPAQLGLGGVAALALGVPAVVIGGWLMFGGIRVWQAPDLMLSLLQTLGLALGGGALTVVAAFPLSWMAVRHPGRLSRLLERTNYFTSSMPGIVLALALVSVSLTFVPAVYQTTLLLLIAYALLFLPRALVPLQAGIAQAPPQLEEAAQALGRSPLRAFLGVTLRLVAPATAAALALVFLAIAGELTATLLLSPIGVQTLATRFWSLSSEIDFAGAAPYALLLVVLSAPMTYLLFRQSTKTPNTKATTS; encoded by the coding sequence ATCCTCGCCGGGGTCCTGGTCGCCGCCCTCTCCCTCGTCCCGCTGATCTTCGTCATCACGACAGCTGCCCAGATCGGCTGGGATGAGTCGATCGCGCTGATCTTCCGCCCTCGGGTCGGCGAGCTGCTCGGCAACACCGTGCTGCTCGTCGCGCTGACGGTCCCGCTGTCGGCCGTCCTCGGCGTCGGCGGCGCCTGGCTCGTCGAGCGCACCTCACTGGTCGGCGCCGGGTTCTGGGGAGCGGTGCTGGCCATGCCGCTCGCGATCCCGGCGTTCGTCAACTCCTACGCGTGGGTGTCCGTCATCCCCTCGCTCTCCGGTCTCGGATCAGGAGTGCTCCTGGCGACGCTGTCGTATTTCCCGCTGGTCTACCTGCCCGTCCGCGCGGCCCTGGCGGGTCTCGATCCCGCGCTGGAGCAGGCGGCCGCGAGTCTCGGTCGCGGACCGGTGCGGGTGTTCTTCGGCACCGTGCTCCCCCAGCTGCGCCTCTCGCTGCTCGGCGGCACGCTGCTGGTCGGCCTGCACCTGCTCAGCGAGTACGGCGCCTTCGCACTGATCCGCTTCGACACCTTCACCACCGCGATCATGGACCAGTACCGGTCTACGTTCAACGGATCGGCGGGCAGCATGCTCGCCGGAGTGCTGACGCTGCTGTGCCTGGCGCTGCTCGTGATGGAGAGCCGCGCCCGCGGTCGCGCCCGGTACGCCCGGGTGGGCTCGGGCGCCGTGTCGCCGCCGAGCCGCATCCGCCTGCGCCGGTGGCAGCTTCCCGCCCAGCTCGGCCTGGGCGGCGTCGCCGCACTGGCACTCGGCGTGCCTGCCGTGGTGATCGGCGGCTGGCTGATGTTCGGCGGCATCCGCGTCTGGCAGGCACCCGATCTCATGCTGTCGCTGCTGCAGACCCTGGGGCTGGCGCTCGGTGGCGGGGCGCTGACGGTCGTCGCGGCCTTCCCGCTGTCCTGGATGGCCGTCCGCCACCCCGGTCGGCTGAGTCGCCTGCTGGAACGGACGAACTACTTCACCAGTTCGATGCCGGGGATCGTCCTCGCTCTCGCCCTCGTCTCCGTTTCGCTGACCTTCGTGCCCGCCGTCTACCAGACCACGCTTCTGCTGCTCATCGCCTACGCGCTGCTGTTCCTGCCCCGCGCGCTCGTCCCATTGCAGGCGGGCATCGCCCAGGCTCCCCCGCAGCTGGAGGAGGCCGCGCAGGCGCTCGGTCGATCACCGCTGCGCGCGTTCCTCGGCGTCACACTGCGCCTGGTGGCTCCCGCCACCGCAGCGGCGCTCGCGCTGGTCTTCCTCGCGATCGCCGGTGAGCTCACCGCGACGCTGCTGCTCTCCCCGATCGGCGTGCAGACCCTCGCGACCCGGTTCTGGAGTCTGTCCAGCGAGATCGACTTCGCCGGCGCCGCACCGTACGCCCTGCTGCTGGTGGTGCTCTCCGCACCGATGACGTACCTGCTGTTCCGACAGTCCACGAAGACCCCGAACACGAAGGCGACGACCTCATGA
- a CDS encoding ABC transporter ATP-binding protein, with product MSAHNLGSTGAVATLATGPIPDAHLQLTGVTASYAGHRVLHGVDLAVRRGGITAVVGASGSGKTTLLRVIAGFTRADDGEMRLGETQVTAPGIWVPAHRRGIGYVTQDGGLFPHLTVARNISFGLERLSRAARRDRVAELLELVALPPDFADRRPDQLSGGQQQRVAIARALAREPELMLLDEPFSALDTGLRAATRQAVSEILARTGTTAILVTHDQSEALSFADQVAVMRDGELVQTGHPFVVYTHPVDRGVAEFLGDAILLDAWLDGSLASCALGDVPVRNPPVQGRVQLLLRPEQVQVVADSPVHGTVEDGIYFGAESALRIRLEPRPDADPRLPAEQPTITIRHWNAALTRPGRRVALRVIGEGVVVQ from the coding sequence ATGAGCGCCCACAACCTCGGCTCCACGGGAGCGGTGGCGACCCTGGCCACCGGTCCCATCCCCGACGCCCACCTGCAGCTCACCGGCGTGACCGCATCGTACGCGGGACACCGGGTTCTGCACGGGGTCGATCTCGCGGTGCGCCGCGGCGGCATCACCGCGGTCGTGGGTGCGTCCGGCTCCGGCAAGACGACGCTGCTGCGCGTGATCGCCGGATTCACCCGAGCGGATGACGGAGAGATGCGCCTCGGCGAGACCCAGGTCACCGCGCCGGGGATCTGGGTGCCGGCGCACCGCCGGGGAATCGGATACGTCACGCAGGACGGCGGGTTGTTCCCGCACCTGACCGTCGCGCGCAACATCTCCTTCGGCCTGGAGCGACTCTCTCGCGCGGCCCGCCGCGACCGCGTAGCCGAACTCCTCGAGCTCGTCGCACTGCCGCCGGACTTCGCCGACCGTCGCCCGGATCAGCTCTCCGGCGGTCAGCAGCAGCGGGTGGCCATCGCGCGGGCGCTTGCGCGCGAGCCCGAGCTCATGCTGCTGGACGAGCCGTTCTCGGCCCTCGACACCGGCCTGCGGGCTGCCACCAGACAGGCGGTGTCGGAGATCCTCGCGCGTACGGGCACCACCGCGATCCTCGTCACCCATGACCAGTCCGAGGCGCTCAGCTTCGCCGATCAGGTCGCGGTGATGCGCGACGGCGAACTCGTGCAGACCGGGCACCCGTTCGTCGTCTACACGCACCCGGTGGACCGCGGAGTCGCGGAGTTCCTCGGCGACGCGATCCTGCTCGACGCCTGGCTGGACGGCTCGCTGGCCTCGTGCGCGCTCGGGGATGTGCCGGTGCGCAACCCTCCCGTCCAGGGCCGCGTGCAGCTGCTGCTGCGACCCGAGCAGGTGCAGGTCGTCGCGGACTCCCCCGTGCACGGGACGGTCGAGGACGGCATCTACTTCGGCGCGGAGAGTGCGCTCAGGATCCGTCTGGAACCTCGCCCGGATGCCGACCCGCGCCTGCCCGCGGAGCAGCCCACCATCACCATCAGGCACTGGAACGCCGCGCTGACCCGCCCCGGCAGGCGCGTCGCCCTGCGCGTGATCGGCGAGGGCGTCGTCGTGCAGTGA